The DNA region TGAGTAGTTATTTTTGCTGGAGGAAAAGGTGAATGAACATCTCAGGCTTCTGGTGAATCTTCAGGGGGTTGATACCGCTATTCTTTCAATAGCGGATAAGATAGAAGCACTGCCCAGGAAAATAGAAAAGGCTAAAGCTCCATTGAAGGACGCACATGCTGCCTTTGAAAAAGTAAAAATAAAATACGAGGAACTCAACAGGAAAAAAAAGCAGAAAGAAGGAGGGTTAGAGGAGGCGCAGGAAAAAGTTAAAAAGCTGAAAGCGAGGGCTTCTGAGATTAAGACCAATAAAGAATATCAGGCACATCTTAAAGAAATAGAGAGGGCGGAAAAAGAGAAGTATCAAATCGAGGATGAAATTATTTCAGCCATGGAGGCCCTCGATGTCCTGACAGCGGAACTTAAAAAAGAGGAAACAAAAGTAAAAGAAGCCGAAGCAGCTTTTGCTACTGAGGAGAAAAAACTCGAAGAAGATAAGATGGTGCTGCACAGAGATATGGAAGATTATAAAATAAAAAGAAGAGAGCTGGTCAGAATTATAGATGAGGAGATTTACGAAAGATATATGAGTCTAATTAATTCTAAAAAAGGATTGGCTGTAGTGCAGACAAAGGATGAAGTGTGTACGGGCTGCCATATGAACATCCCGCCCCAGCTTTATAACGATATAAAAAATAACGACTCCATTCTTACATGCTCCCACTGTAACAGGATTTTGTATTTTTCTGCAGGCAATCTTGAGGGAGATTAATTGAACAACATTTACAAGAAAAATTCCTTCGTGATTTATTGTGATGGTGCATCCAGTGGTAACCCTGGGAATTCCGGTGTTGGGGTTGTTATTATAAGTAATAATAAAATTTATAAGTTGTCCGAATACATAGGAGTTGCGACCAATAACTTTGCAGAGTATTCTGCCTTAATAAGAGGGCTTGAGGAGGCAAGTGTTTTGGGAGCAAAGAGGATAAAAATTTTTCTCGACGCCGAGCTCCTCGTTAAACAGCTTAAAGGACTTTACAGAGTAAAGAGTCAAAACCTTTGGCCCTTGTGGAGAAAGGTTCAGATACTCTTGAAGGGTTTTGACAGTTACGAGTTGAATCACATACCGAGAGAGTTAAACAGAGAGGCCGATTCACTTGCAAAAGCAGCGATCCCGAAGCATCGGGACAAAGCAGGCGAGGAGAGTGACAGGTAAGTGAGTGGACTTTTTGGCTGTTAAATTGTTAGACTATTTTTAAATTACTATGGATGACCATAAATTAAGAGTCTTTTGCACAGTTGCTGAGACAAAGAGTTTTTCAAAAGCCTCTGAAATTATTCACCTCACCCAGCCTGCAGTAAGTCTTCAGATACAGGCCCTCGAAGAGTTGTACGGGATAAAGCTTTTTGACCGCTCAAGTAGCGCTGTGTCCCTTACACGTCCAGGGGAGATACTCTATAAATATGCAAAGGAAATCCTTTCCCTTTATTCATCGGCAGAGAAAGAGATAAGCGAGATTACAGGTCTTGTAAAAGGCAGTGTGACTATTGGAGCCAGCTCAACAATTGGTAATTACCTGCTTCCTGGCGTAATAGCGGACTTCAGGAAAAAATATCCAAAGGTTAAAGTGCATCTTTTTATTGGAAATACAAAGAGGATTGTTGAGTTATTGAGTTCAGGCAACATAGATGTAGGGCTTGTTGAAGGGGATGTGAACAGGCAGAAAATTATTGTTGAGAGGCTCCTGTTAGATGAACTGATTCTCATTGTGCCACATACACATCCCTGGGCAAAACATGCAAACATATCAATCTCGGAACTTCCAAAGGAAGCCTTTATATTCAGGGAGGAGGGCTCAGGGACAAGACAGGTAGTTGAGAAATACCTTGCAAAGTATGATATTCTGCCACAGAATTTGAAAATATCCCTGATCCTCGGCAGTACCGAAGCAATAAAAGGCGCTGTGGAGGATGGAATGGGAGTATCTATAATTTCGAGGTGGGCAGCAAAGAAGGAGAGTCGCTATGGAAGCCTCAAGATAGTCACAATCAAGGAAGAAAAATTTGTAAGGGATTTTTCTCTCCTTTATAATAAAGGGAATTATTCATCCCACACACTTACGGAGTTCCTGTCTTTCTTGAAGTCATATCCTTTCGATAAACTTCTTAACGCGTGAGAAGTAAGAAGTTCTTAATTTCCCATCACTTAAATAGGAAAGAGGGTCCCTCTAACTTCTTAAACAATGCAATTTGTAATGCTGAATCCTGACCTGTCGTCAGAACAGGTTTATTTCAACATCTAATAAAATCAGTCCTGAATCAAATTCAGGACTGCCAGAGAGTTTTACACTTTAATTTTTTTCAAAAATTCTTCTTGACAACTCTATTAAACTCCTCTATATTTTTCCCAAAATATTTAATCTACTGTTAATGAGGTATTTACTTTGCACAGACAGACAGACAGACAGACAGACAGACAGAATTTAGGGCTTATCAGAATAGAACCCGTTTAGACAGAAGGCCATAGCATATTCTTGTTATGGCCTTTTTAATTTTTGTATTTGTATAGGGGGATTACTGTGAGAAAGTATAGTTCTTCGAAATGTGTTGTTCTTCTTTTATTAGTTGTTAGCCTAATTGTCTTTTCTTTCAAAGACCGTGTTCACACAAAAGCCGATGCAATGGGTATGTCTCTCGAAACCAACCCTCATGGCATAGTCATAAATCCATTTACAAACCAAGCAGTTGTTATCAGCGAAAAGGAGGGACACGGCCATCATTCTGAAAACTACGGTGTTGTCTCTGTAATTGACCTTGATACACAAACAGTAATCTCAACCATCACTGTTGGCAAAGAACCAAAGGGTGTTGCCATTGATAGGGAGCTAAATATTGCCCTTGTGAGTAACGGTAAGGATGATACTGTCTCTGTTATAGACCTTAAAAACTATCAAGTAATCTCAACAATCTCAGTTGGCAAATCTCCAGAAGGCATAGCAGTAAATTCTTTAAC from Nitrospirota bacterium includes:
- a CDS encoding ribonuclease HI family protein, which codes for MIYCDGASSGNPGNSGVGVVIISNNKIYKLSEYIGVATNNFAEYSALIRGLEEASVLGAKRIKIFLDAELLVKQLKGLYRVKSQNLWPLWRKVQILLKGFDSYELNHIPRELNREADSLAKAAIPKHRDKAGEESDR
- a CDS encoding LysR family transcriptional regulator, with protein sequence MDDHKLRVFCTVAETKSFSKASEIIHLTQPAVSLQIQALEELYGIKLFDRSSSAVSLTRPGEILYKYAKEILSLYSSAEKEISEITGLVKGSVTIGASSTIGNYLLPGVIADFRKKYPKVKVHLFIGNTKRIVELLSSGNIDVGLVEGDVNRQKIIVERLLLDELILIVPHTHPWAKHANISISELPKEAFIFREEGSGTRQVVEKYLAKYDILPQNLKISLILGSTEAIKGAVEDGMGVSIISRWAAKKESRYGSLKIVTIKEEKFVRDFSLLYNKGNYSSHTLTEFLSFLKSYPFDKLLNA